In the Carassius gibelio isolate Cgi1373 ecotype wild population from Czech Republic chromosome A2, carGib1.2-hapl.c, whole genome shotgun sequence genome, one interval contains:
- the LOC127938287 gene encoding phosphatidylinositol 4-phosphate 5-kinase type-1 gamma isoform X1 — protein sequence MEGAAAGGCSALPEDEDAVVGAGCGTDADLDAALKKTCITEMPSSSYHSSSGLEKKIGHRRVDASGETTYKKTTSSALKGAIQLGIGYTVGNLSSKPERDVLMQDFYVVESIFFPSEGSNLTPAHHYPDFRFKTYAPVAFRYFRELFGIRPDDYLYSLCNEPLIELSNPGASGSIFYVTRDDEFILKTVMHKEAEFLQKLLPGYYMNLNQNPRTLLPKFFGLYCVQSGGKNIRIVVMNNILPRIVRMHLKFDLKGSTYKRRASKKEREKSKPTFKDLDFMQDVQDGLLLDVDTYNALVKTLQRDCLVLESFKIMDYSLLLGVHNLDQAEREQQMEGSQSSSDEKRPAAQRALYSTAMESIQGGAACGDSIDTEDTMGGIPAVNGKGERLLLFIGIIDILQSYRLIKKLEHTWKALVHDGDTVSVHRPNFYADRFFQFMSNTVFRKSSSLKASPAKKGRVALTVPKFSGPGAAWSSSHLTSERDENIYDLRGARSFPVLENDGLQSCTPPSFEEATTTSVATTLSSNTSISIPERSPSDTTEHPRYRRHTLSLKDAEGRMHEVVDVHEEEQQTITVQVEVKREREEEEEEEEPDVTLTHAVMDVPPPDTADLVPETAASASVTQETVSQATLPGDTQTTVPVETAPLTGTGTLETARVPEAAEPCGASPKIQHPNVDRLSEAQSRESLEEEVASTTDIYFYAEGRYWVYSPVLQRRKLSSCSVTPEDRSWVYSPLHYDSEPHSESDT from the exons ATGGAGGGAGCCGCGGCCGGAGGATGCTCCGCGCTGCCGGAGGACGAGGATGCGGTGGTCGGTGCGGGATGCGGGACGGATGCAGATCTCG ACGCTGCTCTCAAGAAGACCTGCATAACCGAG ATGCCATCTTCCTCGTATCACTCCAGCTCTGGCCTTGAGAAGAAGATCGGTCACAGACGGGTCGATGCGTCCGGTGAAACCACCTACAAGAAG ACGACCTCGTCTGCCTTGAAAGGAGCCATTCAGCTGGGGATCGGCTACACCGTGGGTAACCTGAGCTCCAAACCCGAGCGCGACGTCCTCATGCAAGACTTCTACGTGGTGGAGAGCATCTTCTTCCCCAG tgaaggCAGTAATCTGACTCCGGCACATCACTATCCAGACTTCAGGTTTAAAACGTATGCTCCGGTGGCGTTCCGCTACTTCAGAGAGCTCTTCGGGATTCGACCGGACGACTATCTG TATTCTCTCTGTAATGAGCCCTTGATCGAGCTCTCCAACCCCGGTGCCAGCGGCTCAATCTTCTACGTCACTCGAGACGATGAGTTCATCCTGAAGACCGTGATGCACAAAGAGGCTGAGTTCCTGCAGAAGCTGCTTCCAGGATACTACATG AACCTGAACCAGAATCCCCGAACACTGCTGCCCAAGTTCTTCGGTTTGTACTGCGTTCAGTCCGGAGGGAAGAACATCCGTATCGTGGTGATGAATAACATCCTGCCGCGCATCGTTCGCATGCATCTCAAGTTCGACCTGAAGGGCTCCACGTACAAGCGCCGCGCGTCCAAGAAAGAGCGCGAGAAGTCCAAGCCCACCTTTAAAGACCTGGACTTCATGCAGGACGTTCAGGACGGACTCCTGCTGGACGTGGACACGTATAACGCGCTGGTGAAGACGCTCCAGAGAGACTGTCTG gtgttgGAGAGTTTTAAGATCATGGACTACAGTCTGCTGTTGGGGGTTCATAATCTGGATCAGGCGGAGCGCGAGCAGCAGATGGAGGGATCTCAGAGCAGCAGCGATGAGAAGAGACCGGCCGCACAGAGAGCGCTTTACTCCACCGCCATGGAGTCCATTCAGGGAGGAGCGGCGTGTGGAGACTCCATCGACACCGAAGACAC gatGGGAGGCATTCCTGCTGTCAACGGGAAAGGAGAGAGACTCCTGCTCTTCATCGGCATCATAGACATCCTGCAGTCCTACAG ACTCATAAAGAAGCTGGAACACACATGGAAGGCTCTGGTGCATGACGGG GACACTGTTTCCGTCCACCGGCCGAACTTCTACGCTGACCGCTTCTTCCAGTTCATGAGCAACACTGTGTTCAGGAAAAGCAGCT CGCTGAAGGCTTCTCCTGCTAAGAAGGGCCGTGTGGCGCTGACGGTGCCTAAATTCAGCGGTCCCGGAGCGGCGTGGTCGTCCAGTCATCTTACCTCAGAGAGGGACGAGAACATCTATGATCTGAGAGGAGCACGCAGTTTCCCCGTGCTGGAAAACGATG GTCTGCAGTCTTGCACTCCTCCGTCTTTCGAGGAAGCGACCACGACTTCTGTGGCCACAACCCTGTCCTCAAACACCTCCATATCTATCCCAGAGCGCTCTCCGTCAGACACCACAGAGCACCCGCGCTACAG AAGACACACATTGTCTCTAAAAGACGCTGAGGGAAG GATGCATGAAGTGGTGGATGTGCATGAAGAAGAGCAGCAGACCATCACTGTGCAGGTGGAggtcaagagagagagagaagaagaagaggaggaggaggagccagACGTCACTCTGACGCA CGCGGTGATGGATGTTCCTCCTCCAGACACTGCTGACCTTGTCCCGGAAACAGCCGCTTCAGCATCCGTTACCCAGGAAACCGTCTCCCAGGCAACACTTCCTGGTGACACCCAGACAACAGTTCCCGTGGAAACCGCTCCTCTGACAGGAACCGGGACCCTTGAAACAGCGCGGGTCCCTGAAGCAGCAGAACCGTGCGGCGCTAGCCCGAAAATACAGCATCCCAACGTGGACAGACTCTCAGAGGCTCAGAGCCGGGAATCTCTGGAGGAAGAGGTCGCATCCACCACGGACATCTATTTT tacgcTGAAGGCAGATATTGGGTTTATTCCCCGGTGCTCCAGCGAAGAAAGCTCAGCTCCTGCAGTGTC ACTCCAGAGGACAGGAGTTGGGTTTATTCGCCCCTGCATTACGACTCAGAGCCTCACAGTGAAAGCGACACA
- the LOC127938287 gene encoding phosphatidylinositol 4-phosphate 5-kinase type-1 gamma isoform X5, with protein MPSSSYHSSSGLEKKIGHRRVDASGETTYKKTTSSALKGAIQLGIGYTVGNLSSKPERDVLMQDFYVVESIFFPSEGSNLTPAHHYPDFRFKTYAPVAFRYFRELFGIRPDDYLYSLCNEPLIELSNPGASGSIFYVTRDDEFILKTVMHKEAEFLQKLLPGYYMNLNQNPRTLLPKFFGLYCVQSGGKNIRIVVMNNILPRIVRMHLKFDLKGSTYKRRASKKEREKSKPTFKDLDFMQDVQDGLLLDVDTYNALVKTLQRDCLVLESFKIMDYSLLLGVHNLDQAEREQQMEGSQSSSDEKRPAAQRALYSTAMESIQGGAACGDSIDTEDTMGGIPAVNGKGERLLLFIGIIDILQSYRLIKKLEHTWKALVHDGDTVSVHRPNFYADRFFQFMSNTVFRKSSSLKASPAKKGRVALTVPKFSGPGAAWSSSHLTSERDENIYDLRGARSFPVLENDGLQSCTPPSFEEATTTSVATTLSSNTSISIPERSPSDTTEHPRYRRHTLSLKDAEGRMHEVVDVHEEEQQTITVQVEVKREREEEEEEEEPDVTLTHAVMDVPPPDTADLVPETAASASVTQETVSQATLPGDTQTTVPVETAPLTGTGTLETARVPEAAEPCGASPKIQHPNVDRLSEAQSRESLEEEVASTTDIYFYAEGRYWVYSPVLQRRKLSSCSVTPEDRSWVYSPLHYDSEPHSESDT; from the exons ATGCCATCTTCCTCGTATCACTCCAGCTCTGGCCTTGAGAAGAAGATCGGTCACAGACGGGTCGATGCGTCCGGTGAAACCACCTACAAGAAG ACGACCTCGTCTGCCTTGAAAGGAGCCATTCAGCTGGGGATCGGCTACACCGTGGGTAACCTGAGCTCCAAACCCGAGCGCGACGTCCTCATGCAAGACTTCTACGTGGTGGAGAGCATCTTCTTCCCCAG tgaaggCAGTAATCTGACTCCGGCACATCACTATCCAGACTTCAGGTTTAAAACGTATGCTCCGGTGGCGTTCCGCTACTTCAGAGAGCTCTTCGGGATTCGACCGGACGACTATCTG TATTCTCTCTGTAATGAGCCCTTGATCGAGCTCTCCAACCCCGGTGCCAGCGGCTCAATCTTCTACGTCACTCGAGACGATGAGTTCATCCTGAAGACCGTGATGCACAAAGAGGCTGAGTTCCTGCAGAAGCTGCTTCCAGGATACTACATG AACCTGAACCAGAATCCCCGAACACTGCTGCCCAAGTTCTTCGGTTTGTACTGCGTTCAGTCCGGAGGGAAGAACATCCGTATCGTGGTGATGAATAACATCCTGCCGCGCATCGTTCGCATGCATCTCAAGTTCGACCTGAAGGGCTCCACGTACAAGCGCCGCGCGTCCAAGAAAGAGCGCGAGAAGTCCAAGCCCACCTTTAAAGACCTGGACTTCATGCAGGACGTTCAGGACGGACTCCTGCTGGACGTGGACACGTATAACGCGCTGGTGAAGACGCTCCAGAGAGACTGTCTG gtgttgGAGAGTTTTAAGATCATGGACTACAGTCTGCTGTTGGGGGTTCATAATCTGGATCAGGCGGAGCGCGAGCAGCAGATGGAGGGATCTCAGAGCAGCAGCGATGAGAAGAGACCGGCCGCACAGAGAGCGCTTTACTCCACCGCCATGGAGTCCATTCAGGGAGGAGCGGCGTGTGGAGACTCCATCGACACCGAAGACAC gatGGGAGGCATTCCTGCTGTCAACGGGAAAGGAGAGAGACTCCTGCTCTTCATCGGCATCATAGACATCCTGCAGTCCTACAG ACTCATAAAGAAGCTGGAACACACATGGAAGGCTCTGGTGCATGACGGG GACACTGTTTCCGTCCACCGGCCGAACTTCTACGCTGACCGCTTCTTCCAGTTCATGAGCAACACTGTGTTCAGGAAAAGCAGCT CGCTGAAGGCTTCTCCTGCTAAGAAGGGCCGTGTGGCGCTGACGGTGCCTAAATTCAGCGGTCCCGGAGCGGCGTGGTCGTCCAGTCATCTTACCTCAGAGAGGGACGAGAACATCTATGATCTGAGAGGAGCACGCAGTTTCCCCGTGCTGGAAAACGATG GTCTGCAGTCTTGCACTCCTCCGTCTTTCGAGGAAGCGACCACGACTTCTGTGGCCACAACCCTGTCCTCAAACACCTCCATATCTATCCCAGAGCGCTCTCCGTCAGACACCACAGAGCACCCGCGCTACAG AAGACACACATTGTCTCTAAAAGACGCTGAGGGAAG GATGCATGAAGTGGTGGATGTGCATGAAGAAGAGCAGCAGACCATCACTGTGCAGGTGGAggtcaagagagagagagaagaagaagaggaggaggaggagccagACGTCACTCTGACGCA CGCGGTGATGGATGTTCCTCCTCCAGACACTGCTGACCTTGTCCCGGAAACAGCCGCTTCAGCATCCGTTACCCAGGAAACCGTCTCCCAGGCAACACTTCCTGGTGACACCCAGACAACAGTTCCCGTGGAAACCGCTCCTCTGACAGGAACCGGGACCCTTGAAACAGCGCGGGTCCCTGAAGCAGCAGAACCGTGCGGCGCTAGCCCGAAAATACAGCATCCCAACGTGGACAGACTCTCAGAGGCTCAGAGCCGGGAATCTCTGGAGGAAGAGGTCGCATCCACCACGGACATCTATTTT tacgcTGAAGGCAGATATTGGGTTTATTCCCCGGTGCTCCAGCGAAGAAAGCTCAGCTCCTGCAGTGTC ACTCCAGAGGACAGGAGTTGGGTTTATTCGCCCCTGCATTACGACTCAGAGCCTCACAGTGAAAGCGACACA
- the LOC127938287 gene encoding phosphatidylinositol 4-phosphate 5-kinase type-1 gamma isoform X4, giving the protein MAFPDAALKKTCITEMPSSSYHSSSGLEKKIGHRRVDASGETTYKKTTSSALKGAIQLGIGYTVGNLSSKPERDVLMQDFYVVESIFFPSEGSNLTPAHHYPDFRFKTYAPVAFRYFRELFGIRPDDYLYSLCNEPLIELSNPGASGSIFYVTRDDEFILKTVMHKEAEFLQKLLPGYYMNLNQNPRTLLPKFFGLYCVQSGGKNIRIVVMNNILPRIVRMHLKFDLKGSTYKRRASKKEREKSKPTFKDLDFMQDVQDGLLLDVDTYNALVKTLQRDCLVLESFKIMDYSLLLGVHNLDQAEREQQMEGSQSSSDEKRPAAQRALYSTAMESIQGGAACGDSIDTEDTMGGIPAVNGKGERLLLFIGIIDILQSYRLIKKLEHTWKALVHDGDTVSVHRPNFYADRFFQFMSNTVFRKSSSLKASPAKKGRVALTVPKFSGPGAAWSSSHLTSERDENIYDLRGARSFPVLENDGLQSCTPPSFEEATTTSVATTLSSNTSISIPERSPSDTTEHPRYRRHTLSLKDAEGRMHEVVDVHEEEQQTITVQVEVKREREEEEEEEEPDVTLTHAVMDVPPPDTADLVPETAASASVTQETVSQATLPGDTQTTVPVETAPLTGTGTLETARVPEAAEPCGASPKIQHPNVDRLSEAQSRESLEEEVASTTDIYFYAEGRYWVYSPVLQRRKLSSCSVTPEDRSWVYSPLHYDSEPHSESDT; this is encoded by the exons ATGGCGTTCCCAG ACGCTGCTCTCAAGAAGACCTGCATAACCGAG ATGCCATCTTCCTCGTATCACTCCAGCTCTGGCCTTGAGAAGAAGATCGGTCACAGACGGGTCGATGCGTCCGGTGAAACCACCTACAAGAAG ACGACCTCGTCTGCCTTGAAAGGAGCCATTCAGCTGGGGATCGGCTACACCGTGGGTAACCTGAGCTCCAAACCCGAGCGCGACGTCCTCATGCAAGACTTCTACGTGGTGGAGAGCATCTTCTTCCCCAG tgaaggCAGTAATCTGACTCCGGCACATCACTATCCAGACTTCAGGTTTAAAACGTATGCTCCGGTGGCGTTCCGCTACTTCAGAGAGCTCTTCGGGATTCGACCGGACGACTATCTG TATTCTCTCTGTAATGAGCCCTTGATCGAGCTCTCCAACCCCGGTGCCAGCGGCTCAATCTTCTACGTCACTCGAGACGATGAGTTCATCCTGAAGACCGTGATGCACAAAGAGGCTGAGTTCCTGCAGAAGCTGCTTCCAGGATACTACATG AACCTGAACCAGAATCCCCGAACACTGCTGCCCAAGTTCTTCGGTTTGTACTGCGTTCAGTCCGGAGGGAAGAACATCCGTATCGTGGTGATGAATAACATCCTGCCGCGCATCGTTCGCATGCATCTCAAGTTCGACCTGAAGGGCTCCACGTACAAGCGCCGCGCGTCCAAGAAAGAGCGCGAGAAGTCCAAGCCCACCTTTAAAGACCTGGACTTCATGCAGGACGTTCAGGACGGACTCCTGCTGGACGTGGACACGTATAACGCGCTGGTGAAGACGCTCCAGAGAGACTGTCTG gtgttgGAGAGTTTTAAGATCATGGACTACAGTCTGCTGTTGGGGGTTCATAATCTGGATCAGGCGGAGCGCGAGCAGCAGATGGAGGGATCTCAGAGCAGCAGCGATGAGAAGAGACCGGCCGCACAGAGAGCGCTTTACTCCACCGCCATGGAGTCCATTCAGGGAGGAGCGGCGTGTGGAGACTCCATCGACACCGAAGACAC gatGGGAGGCATTCCTGCTGTCAACGGGAAAGGAGAGAGACTCCTGCTCTTCATCGGCATCATAGACATCCTGCAGTCCTACAG ACTCATAAAGAAGCTGGAACACACATGGAAGGCTCTGGTGCATGACGGG GACACTGTTTCCGTCCACCGGCCGAACTTCTACGCTGACCGCTTCTTCCAGTTCATGAGCAACACTGTGTTCAGGAAAAGCAGCT CGCTGAAGGCTTCTCCTGCTAAGAAGGGCCGTGTGGCGCTGACGGTGCCTAAATTCAGCGGTCCCGGAGCGGCGTGGTCGTCCAGTCATCTTACCTCAGAGAGGGACGAGAACATCTATGATCTGAGAGGAGCACGCAGTTTCCCCGTGCTGGAAAACGATG GTCTGCAGTCTTGCACTCCTCCGTCTTTCGAGGAAGCGACCACGACTTCTGTGGCCACAACCCTGTCCTCAAACACCTCCATATCTATCCCAGAGCGCTCTCCGTCAGACACCACAGAGCACCCGCGCTACAG AAGACACACATTGTCTCTAAAAGACGCTGAGGGAAG GATGCATGAAGTGGTGGATGTGCATGAAGAAGAGCAGCAGACCATCACTGTGCAGGTGGAggtcaagagagagagagaagaagaagaggaggaggaggagccagACGTCACTCTGACGCA CGCGGTGATGGATGTTCCTCCTCCAGACACTGCTGACCTTGTCCCGGAAACAGCCGCTTCAGCATCCGTTACCCAGGAAACCGTCTCCCAGGCAACACTTCCTGGTGACACCCAGACAACAGTTCCCGTGGAAACCGCTCCTCTGACAGGAACCGGGACCCTTGAAACAGCGCGGGTCCCTGAAGCAGCAGAACCGTGCGGCGCTAGCCCGAAAATACAGCATCCCAACGTGGACAGACTCTCAGAGGCTCAGAGCCGGGAATCTCTGGAGGAAGAGGTCGCATCCACCACGGACATCTATTTT tacgcTGAAGGCAGATATTGGGTTTATTCCCCGGTGCTCCAGCGAAGAAAGCTCAGCTCCTGCAGTGTC ACTCCAGAGGACAGGAGTTGGGTTTATTCGCCCCTGCATTACGACTCAGAGCCTCACAGTGAAAGCGACACA
- the LOC127938287 gene encoding phosphatidylinositol 4-phosphate 5-kinase type-1 gamma isoform X2 yields the protein MEGAAAGGCSALPEDEDAVVGAGCGTDADLDAALKKTCITEMPSSSYHSSSGLEKKIGHRRVDASGETTYKKTTSSALKGAIQLGIGYTVGNLSSKPERDVLMQDFYVVESIFFPSEGSNLTPAHHYPDFRFKTYAPVAFRYFRELFGIRPDDYLYSLCNEPLIELSNPGASGSIFYVTRDDEFILKTVMHKEAEFLQKLLPGYYMNLNQNPRTLLPKFFGLYCVQSGGKNIRIVVMNNILPRIVRMHLKFDLKGSTYKRRASKKEREKSKPTFKDLDFMQDVQDGLLLDVDTYNALVKTLQRDCLVLESFKIMDYSLLLGVHNLDQAEREQQMEGSQSSSDEKRPAAQRALYSTAMESIQGGAACGDSIDTEDTMGGIPAVNGKGERLLLFIGIIDILQSYRLIKKLEHTWKALVHDGDTVSVHRPNFYADRFFQFMSNTVFRKSSSLKASPAKKGRVALTVPKFSGPGAAWSSSHLTSERDENIYDLRGARSFPVLENDGLQSCTPPSFEEATTTSVATTLSSNTSISIPERSPSDTTEHPRYRRHTLSLKDAEGRMHEVVDVHEEEQQTITVQVEVKREREEEEEEEEPDVTLTHAVMDVPPPDTADLVPETAASASVTQETVSQATLPGDTQTTVPVETAPLTGTGTLETARVPEAAEPCGASPKIQHPNVDRLSEAQSRESLEEEVASTTDIYFTPEDRSWVYSPLHYDSEPHSESDT from the exons ATGGAGGGAGCCGCGGCCGGAGGATGCTCCGCGCTGCCGGAGGACGAGGATGCGGTGGTCGGTGCGGGATGCGGGACGGATGCAGATCTCG ACGCTGCTCTCAAGAAGACCTGCATAACCGAG ATGCCATCTTCCTCGTATCACTCCAGCTCTGGCCTTGAGAAGAAGATCGGTCACAGACGGGTCGATGCGTCCGGTGAAACCACCTACAAGAAG ACGACCTCGTCTGCCTTGAAAGGAGCCATTCAGCTGGGGATCGGCTACACCGTGGGTAACCTGAGCTCCAAACCCGAGCGCGACGTCCTCATGCAAGACTTCTACGTGGTGGAGAGCATCTTCTTCCCCAG tgaaggCAGTAATCTGACTCCGGCACATCACTATCCAGACTTCAGGTTTAAAACGTATGCTCCGGTGGCGTTCCGCTACTTCAGAGAGCTCTTCGGGATTCGACCGGACGACTATCTG TATTCTCTCTGTAATGAGCCCTTGATCGAGCTCTCCAACCCCGGTGCCAGCGGCTCAATCTTCTACGTCACTCGAGACGATGAGTTCATCCTGAAGACCGTGATGCACAAAGAGGCTGAGTTCCTGCAGAAGCTGCTTCCAGGATACTACATG AACCTGAACCAGAATCCCCGAACACTGCTGCCCAAGTTCTTCGGTTTGTACTGCGTTCAGTCCGGAGGGAAGAACATCCGTATCGTGGTGATGAATAACATCCTGCCGCGCATCGTTCGCATGCATCTCAAGTTCGACCTGAAGGGCTCCACGTACAAGCGCCGCGCGTCCAAGAAAGAGCGCGAGAAGTCCAAGCCCACCTTTAAAGACCTGGACTTCATGCAGGACGTTCAGGACGGACTCCTGCTGGACGTGGACACGTATAACGCGCTGGTGAAGACGCTCCAGAGAGACTGTCTG gtgttgGAGAGTTTTAAGATCATGGACTACAGTCTGCTGTTGGGGGTTCATAATCTGGATCAGGCGGAGCGCGAGCAGCAGATGGAGGGATCTCAGAGCAGCAGCGATGAGAAGAGACCGGCCGCACAGAGAGCGCTTTACTCCACCGCCATGGAGTCCATTCAGGGAGGAGCGGCGTGTGGAGACTCCATCGACACCGAAGACAC gatGGGAGGCATTCCTGCTGTCAACGGGAAAGGAGAGAGACTCCTGCTCTTCATCGGCATCATAGACATCCTGCAGTCCTACAG ACTCATAAAGAAGCTGGAACACACATGGAAGGCTCTGGTGCATGACGGG GACACTGTTTCCGTCCACCGGCCGAACTTCTACGCTGACCGCTTCTTCCAGTTCATGAGCAACACTGTGTTCAGGAAAAGCAGCT CGCTGAAGGCTTCTCCTGCTAAGAAGGGCCGTGTGGCGCTGACGGTGCCTAAATTCAGCGGTCCCGGAGCGGCGTGGTCGTCCAGTCATCTTACCTCAGAGAGGGACGAGAACATCTATGATCTGAGAGGAGCACGCAGTTTCCCCGTGCTGGAAAACGATG GTCTGCAGTCTTGCACTCCTCCGTCTTTCGAGGAAGCGACCACGACTTCTGTGGCCACAACCCTGTCCTCAAACACCTCCATATCTATCCCAGAGCGCTCTCCGTCAGACACCACAGAGCACCCGCGCTACAG AAGACACACATTGTCTCTAAAAGACGCTGAGGGAAG GATGCATGAAGTGGTGGATGTGCATGAAGAAGAGCAGCAGACCATCACTGTGCAGGTGGAggtcaagagagagagagaagaagaagaggaggaggaggagccagACGTCACTCTGACGCA CGCGGTGATGGATGTTCCTCCTCCAGACACTGCTGACCTTGTCCCGGAAACAGCCGCTTCAGCATCCGTTACCCAGGAAACCGTCTCCCAGGCAACACTTCCTGGTGACACCCAGACAACAGTTCCCGTGGAAACCGCTCCTCTGACAGGAACCGGGACCCTTGAAACAGCGCGGGTCCCTGAAGCAGCAGAACCGTGCGGCGCTAGCCCGAAAATACAGCATCCCAACGTGGACAGACTCTCAGAGGCTCAGAGCCGGGAATCTCTGGAGGAAGAGGTCGCATCCACCACGGACATCTATTTT ACTCCAGAGGACAGGAGTTGGGTTTATTCGCCCCTGCATTACGACTCAGAGCCTCACAGTGAAAGCGACACA